One Fusarium falciforme chromosome 1, complete sequence genomic window carries:
- a CDS encoding Mediator of RNA polymerase II transcription subunit 8, which yields MDESRTHTLDDDELKVLEQTLSKLAQLSSSIQSLKADLMRSNPLPPASSLQASTQILQRNLQTVLDSLNENSELFNRMAIHPSPNYPGRTQENVLTQLLRKKLEPDVEELVIEGREVARLATPEGINDLQDIWHELRQWTIDRVTAYVRDEASDVYTAEERAAGVENVRTGLRRDLEDEDEDEDEEEDDDDGTAQQKVRGAEPETLLWFAARGDFEVPRNVEYERKRDVYKGLQGINASPFDMPAQGM from the exons atggatgaATCAAGGACGCACACCTtggacgatgacgagctcAAGGTCCTGGAACAGACGCTCAGCAAGTTGGCGCAACTCTCTAGTAGCATCCAGAGCTTGAAGGCGGACCTCATGAGGAGCAATCCACTACCACCAGC ATCCTCCCTTCAAGCCTCGACCCAGATTCTCCAGCGAAACCTTCAAACCGTCCTCGACAGTCTTAACGAGAACTCGGAGCTCTTTAACCGCATGGCCATCCATCCTTCACCAAACTACCCTGGCCGAACCCAAGAAAACGTCCTCACCCAACTACTCCGCAAGAAACTCGAGCCCGATGTGGAAGAACTCGTTATTGAGGGTCGGGAAGTTGCCCGCCTCGCCACACCAGAGGGAATCAACGATCTTCAGGATATCTGGCACGAGCTACGACAGTGGACGATCGATCGAGTGACGGCCTACGTCCGCGACGAGGCCAGCGACGTATACACGGCAGAAGAGCGGGCGGCAGGCGTAGAAAACGTGCGCACGGGTCTACGCAGGGATctagaagatgaggatgaagatgaggatgaggaggaagacgacgacgacgggacGGCCCAGCAAAAAGTAAGGGGCGCTGAGCCAGAGACGCTGCTGTGGTTTGCGGCGAGGGGAGACTTTGAGGTGCCGCGCAACGTCGAGTATGAGCGGAAGAGGGATGTGTACAAGGGGCTTCAGGGCATCAACGCCTCGCCTTTTGATATGCCGGCACAAGGAATGTAG
- a CDS encoding CENP-V/GFA domain-containing protein, whose protein sequence is MEARCQCGSVSFKTPLPQPLALYICHCSACRRQTGSAFGTSAIFPRFNLPETDQLSCYSRPTESGHQLYCYFCRNCGTRLIHSTPTKNVVSVKGGCLEGLDWKRAIHIWTKSAMVPIPEGSETHSEESGYTDYGTTQEDLDQPGDLVGSGGCNDPPKKSEDAVVGGCDLSG, encoded by the exons ATGGAGGCTCGGTGTCAATGCGGTTCCGTGTCTTTCAAGACGCCTCTCCCTCAGCCGCTGGCCCTCTACATCTGCCACTGTAGTGCGTGTCGACGGCAGACGGGCTCTGCCTTTGGGACGTCGGCCATCTTTCCTCGATTCAATCTGCCAGAAACTGATCAGTTGAGTTGTTACAG TCGACCAACTGAATCGGGTCATCAACTCTACTG TTACTTTTGCCGCAACTGCGGTACTCGTCTCATTCACTCGACGCCA ACCAAAAACGTCGTCTCAGTCAAAGGAGGCTGCCTCGAAGGCCTCGACTGGAAGCGTGCCATCCACATCTGGACTAAGAGCGCCATGGTCCCTATTCCAGAGGGTTCCGAGACTCACTCTGAGGAATCAGGCTACACCGACTACGGAACGACGCAGGAGGACCTAGATCAGCCCGGAGACCTCGTGGGTAGTGGAGGGTGCAACGATCCCCCCAAGAAGAGCGAGGATGCCGTTGTGGGTGGTTGTGATTTGAGCGGGTGA